From a single Bombus terrestris chromosome 17, iyBomTerr1.2, whole genome shotgun sequence genomic region:
- the LOC100651120 gene encoding 4-coumarate--CoA ligase 1: MKIQDNILHGPSITEVPNISLGQHLFNCLHSYADQIVQVDIQTGKHYTCKDILEKSTILSVALRNYGINVEDRISVAAENHPHCMVSICSTLFIGATFAPLNPAYTEREFRHMLEIYQPRVLFVSRCTENILAKIASTVSWNMKLIELDDKPLDGNIITLDKVLEKYQSITNPYTFSPVQIDNNRERTAAILCSSGTTGFPKGVSLSHRNLLLFFQTVSLPDSMDIRRGDRILIFLPLFHGYAFGMMNVAISRGAAVYLIRNFKLETLLSSVEKYRITHTPLVPPVLVSLAKHPMVPNCDFSSVREMISGAAPLPLDVADEVKRRTKLKVIRNGYGMTELSIVSNMSDRTSNDNSIGPILPGFKCKVVDVETGDTLVAKQIGEVCLTGDQVMLGYFKNPKTTAETIDKENWLHTGDLGYFDEKGSLYITGRIKEIIKYKGFQVSPSEIEAVILSHPSVKDVAVVGKPDKLSGEIPMALVVRQPDKTISAKEIVDFANENLSPQKWLRGGVKFVEHIPKTPSGKIIRRELVNITAKL; encoded by the exons GTAGATATTCAAACTGGTAAACACTACACATGCAAAGATATTCTTGAAAAAAGCACGATATTATCTGTCGCTTTGAGAAATTATGGAATCAACGTGGAAGACAGAATCTCCGTTGCAGCCGAAAACCATCCACATTGCATGGTATCGATATGTAGCACGTTATTTATCGGAGCTACATTTGCACCATTGAATCCAGCATATACAGAAA GAGAATTTAGGCACATGCTGGAAATTTATCAGCCACGGGTGTTGTTTGTATCGCGATGCACTGAAAATATTTTGGCGAAAATTGCATCTACTGTAAGCTGGAATATGAAATTAATCGAATTGGACGATAAGCCACTTGATGGAAATATAATAACCTTGGACAAGGTTTTGGAAAAATATCAAAGTATCACGAATCCCTACACGTTTTCACCAGTGCAGATAGATAATAACAGGGAAAGAACGGCAGCTATTTTATGTTCTAGCGGTACAACAGGCTTTCCAAAAGGAGTATCGTTGTCTCATCGAAATTTGTTACTTTTCTTCCAAACTGTAAG TCTCCCAGATTCAATGGATATTCGACGTGGAGATCGAATACTAATTTTCTTGCCATTATTTCACGGTTATGCGTTCGGAATGATGAACGTGGCAATAAGTCGCGGTGCAGCTGTGTATCTAATACGAAATTTCAAGTTAGAAACGTTACTCAGTTCCGTAGAAAAATACAGAATTACGCATACACCATTGGTCCCTCCAGTTTTAGTAAGTCTTGCGAAACATCCAATGGTACCAAATTGCGATTTCAGCAGCGTGAGAGAGATGATTTCTGGTGCGGCACCGCTTCCGCTCGAT GTAGCAGACGAAGTGAAGCGACGTACAAAACTGAAAGTTATTCGAAATGGTTATGGTATGACGGAATTATCAATAGTATCAAACATGAGCGATAGGACGAGCAATGATAACTCCATAGGTCCAATATTGCCTGGCTTTAAGTGCAAAGTGGTAGATGTAGAAACGGGCGATACGCTGGTTGCAAAACAAATTGGCGAAGTTTGTCTCACAGGTGATCAAGTAATGTTGGGATATTTTAAAAACCCTAAAACCACTGCAGAAACAATCGATAAGGAGAATTGGCTACACACTGGCGATCTAGGATATTTTGACGAAAAAGGATCGCTATACATTACAGGacgtataaaagaaattattaaatataaaggtTTTCAAGTTTCACCATCCGAGATCGAAGCAGTAATATTGTCGCATCCAAGCGTTAAGGATGTTGCGGTCGTGGGAAAACCGGATAAACTCAGCGGAGAGATACCAATGGCTCTGGTAGTCAGACAACCTGATAAAACTATATCGGCGAAAGAAATCGTGGATTTCGCTAATG AAAATCTGTCACCACAAAAATGGCTGAGAGGCGGTGTAAAATTTGTCGAACATATACCCAAAACACCATCGGGGAAAATTATACGAAGAGAATTGGTTAATATAACAGCTAAATTATGa